The genomic DNA GGTACGAGCGTCTCCGTCCGTGCTTCAGGCGCGAGCAGCCACTCCTTGATGTTTCGTCGTGTGGCGCGTTCCATCCGGCGCCACTGCTCGATCGGGATCACGACCGCTGTCTCCACACCGCGGTATGTGACGACCTGGGGACCTTCCGCCAGGCTCTTCCGGAGCAGATCGCTGAACCGAGCCTTCGCTTCCTGAACCTGCCACGTTGCTTCCATACGATCCTCTTCGCCTCGGGACATCCTGGAACTCCTAGCTGACTAGATAGCAGACTAGTCAGTTCAGGTCCTTTCACCAGTCAAATATGCGGCAAACAAGGGGGCAGGTCAACCCCTATGCCTCTTGATCTAGCGCTCACCTTGCTGCTACGAGACCAGCGAGGGATGTTCATGGCGGCTATGGAGGACCCCTCAGACCGGGTGTCCCGCGGCGATGCGCAGAGCGCGTTCC from bacterium includes the following:
- a CDS encoding type II toxin-antitoxin system prevent-host-death family antitoxin, encoding MSRGEEDRMEATWQVQEAKARFSDLLRKSLAEGPQVVTYRGVETAVVIPIEQWRRMERATRRNIKEWLLAPEARTETLVP